TGCTAACTTATCAAACTCATTTTATTGTAAATTCTTACAGTAATGCCACGAGCGGAACAATTACTTAGAGAACTCCACGAAAAAAAATGCCCAATGGCATCTGAACGCAACTCGCGTAAAGTGAAGAATCTCATTGAAATGCTCGCGTTAAGCTTTGAGATGCTTCGTTATGCTTACACTACACTGAGCATGACAACTATTAGGAAAACCATTTTTCAAACATTTAGCAATTTTTAAATAGGTATGAGGTGAAAGAGACTGAAAAACCAAATCTAAAAATTATGGCAATTGGTTTTACTTTACAAAGTATCAAAAGGTTCTCAGTACCCCATGTCCGGAACACCATCTATCAGTGTAGCGTAAAATTAATTACACTACTCTCAGGACATTTAGCGAGCGCTGTTATTACCTGATTTATCCTCCTGTGTTATTACCAGCACCTTATCAACGCGATTTCCATCCATATCCACCACCTCAAGCCGCATACCTTGCCATTCAAAATGATCTGCAGCTGTGGGGATACGACCTAAATGGGACATCACAAAACCACCTAATGTTTGATAGCTACCCCGAATTTCGGGAGGTAAATGCTCAATATCAAAAAGATCGAAAAATGCCTCTACTGATAACATCCCATCCAACAGCCAAGACCCATCCTCACGTTGTACAATTTGCGGGTCTTCTTGATCGTCAATGGAAGGAACATCGCCAACAATTTCTATCATAACGTCGTTAAGAGTTACAAGTCCTTGAATCACGCCGTATTCATCAACCACGAGTGCCATGTGAGTTACGGTTTGCTTGAATAATTCCAATACTTTTAAACCGCGTGTGCTTTCTGGCACATATGTTGGCTGTAGCAAACCTACTGTCAAATCTAACTGTTCGCCGCTAAAACTCCGGGCTAGCAAGTCAGTAACTCGGATAATACCCAGTACGTTATCAAGCCCTCCCTGACAAACTGGATACCGGGAATAACCACTGTCAATAATTTTTTTTCGGTTTTCTTGGGGGGTATCTTCCAAGTCCAACCAAACAATATCCGGACGGGGGGTCATGAAGGAACTCGCAGGGCGATCGCCCAAGCGAAATACGCGTTCGACCATATCTTGCTCTGCTTCCTCAAAGGTTCCTTCCTCCGTACCTTGCTCGATTAGGACTCTAATTTCTTCTTCTGTCACTTGCGGTTCTGTAGATGGTCTAATACCCAGGATTCGCAATACAGCTTCAGTAGAAATACTGAGCAAATACACAATGGGTGAGCCAAATGTAGCCAGCATCTGCATTGGGATGGACAGAACTGAAGCTATGGATTCCGGGTTATTTAAAGCTAGCCGTTTTGGCACTAATTCCCCCAAAATCAGTGTTAAATAGGTAATAATTAGAATTGCTATGCCTTGTCCCAGCTGTACCTTGTAATTGTCTAGAAAAGGTATAAGACTTAAAACAGGAGAAAGTCTTTTGGCGATAGCTTCTTCGCCAACAGCACCAGACAGAATAGTGAGGAGTGTAATTCCAATCTGAACTGTTCCCAGAAATTGATTGGGAGAGGAAGCCAGTTCTAGAGCAACCCGCGCTTTAGCATCACCTTGGTTGGCAAGCTGTTGTAAGCGTGCCTTTCGGGATGAGACGATCGCCAGTTCAGACATGACAAACAGACCATTGGCGAGAATTAAAAAAAGAATTAATAGAATTTCGATTGTTGGAGACATTTGAATAATGCCGATACCATCGGCTACCTGTGCTTAACCTTAACCTCTTAGTATCTAGTATCACTGGAGATGTCATGAAACACTCTAAATACAAAAAAAGCAATTCATCCAGAACCATAGGTTAGTCATAAGTCAGTTAAAATAAGTAACACCCAACCGTATATTAGCTATTAGACAGTGCTTATTGTACTAGTTTTTTATTGACTCTACCTAAATATTGGCTGAAAAACAACGGTTTATTGAATCAGAGCGAGTCCACTTCCATTGTTGGGACTTTTAAAATGGTGAAGGTAGGTGTATCGTACTAACCTACCTTCAAGAATCATATATTTAAAAACTTATGGCATTTTCTTCCATTGTGCGTGCTTTAGGGCGATCTTCGCTCACCACTGAACTTTTATCCAAGCTCAATCGGCAACAAGAATTGCTGTTAAGTGGCATTCCTCGCTTGCCCAAAGGCTTGGTAGCATCGGCATTGGCTCAAACTGAAGGACGGAATTTGTTCGTGGTTTGTGCGACTCTGGAGGAAGCCGGACGCTGGACAACACAACTCGAAGCAATGGGGTGGCAAACAGTACACTTCTACCCCACCTCTGAAGCCTCCCCATACGAACCCTTCGATCCGGAAACGGAAATGACTTGGGGACAGATGCAGGTGTTGGCAGATTTGGTCAATTTTGGATTGCCGATTTTAGATTTTGGATTGGAGAGTGCAG
This genomic interval from Scytonema hofmannii PCC 7110 contains the following:
- a CDS encoding hemolysin family protein, translated to MSPTIEILLILFLILANGLFVMSELAIVSSRKARLQQLANQGDAKARVALELASSPNQFLGTVQIGITLLTILSGAVGEEAIAKRLSPVLSLIPFLDNYKVQLGQGIAILIITYLTLILGELVPKRLALNNPESIASVLSIPMQMLATFGSPIVYLLSISTEAVLRILGIRPSTEPQVTEEEIRVLIEQGTEEGTFEEAEQDMVERVFRLGDRPASSFMTPRPDIVWLDLEDTPQENRKKIIDSGYSRYPVCQGGLDNVLGIIRVTDLLARSFSGEQLDLTVGLLQPTYVPESTRGLKVLELFKQTVTHMALVVDEYGVIQGLVTLNDVMIEIVGDVPSIDDQEDPQIVQREDGSWLLDGMLSVEAFFDLFDIEHLPPEIRGSYQTLGGFVMSHLGRIPTAADHFEWQGMRLEVVDMDGNRVDKVLVITQEDKSGNNSAR